The following proteins come from a genomic window of Microbacterium sp. SY138:
- a CDS encoding MarR family transcriptional regulator, with the protein MPVTDEMVCFSLYSAARATTQAYRALLAPWGLTYPQYLVLAALWLDGEQTIGSLGEVMRLDSGTLSPLVRRLEQAGLVARSRSREDERVVTVTLTEKGRDLRSEVAPIHSRITAISGLHDDAHRRALIAELHDITDRLQQATIDLGSARPGDAR; encoded by the coding sequence ATGCCGGTGACCGATGAGATGGTGTGCTTCTCCCTCTACTCCGCGGCTCGCGCCACCACGCAGGCATATCGGGCGCTGCTCGCGCCGTGGGGACTGACGTACCCGCAATACCTGGTGCTCGCCGCGCTCTGGCTCGACGGCGAGCAGACGATCGGCTCACTCGGCGAGGTGATGCGCCTGGATTCCGGCACGCTCTCCCCGCTCGTTCGGCGACTCGAGCAGGCAGGCCTCGTGGCGCGATCGCGGAGTCGCGAGGATGAGCGCGTCGTGACCGTGACGCTCACTGAAAAGGGGCGCGACCTTCGCTCCGAGGTCGCGCCGATCCATTCCAGGATCACCGCGATCTCGGGACTCCACGACGACGCACACCGCAGAGCTCTCATCGCCGAGTTGCACGACATCACCGATCGCCTCCAGCAGGCGACCATCGACCTCGGCAGCGCCCGCCCGGGCGACGCCCGCTGA
- the trmB gene encoding tRNA (guanosine(46)-N7)-methyltransferase TrmB — MPEPRTFRDEPVSFVRRSGRMSDAQERAFSELGAHYLLDVPRDVAWTSVHPEARLAPATEYGRSADLYVEIGSGQGHAIVAAASSRPDDDFLAVEVFRAGLARTMLDADREGARNLRVVEANAPEVLASFLPEAAAREVWIFFPDPWHKKKHTKRRLVRPGFGDTAARALCDGGLLRLATDWEDYALQMREVLDAEPLFERAFDGEWADRFDGRVMTAFERKGIAKGRDIRDLVYRRRTRA; from the coding sequence ATGCCCGAACCCCGTACCTTCCGAGACGAACCGGTGTCGTTCGTGCGCCGCAGCGGTCGGATGTCCGACGCCCAGGAGCGCGCGTTCTCCGAGCTCGGCGCGCACTACCTGCTCGACGTGCCGCGAGACGTCGCCTGGACGTCCGTGCACCCCGAGGCCCGTCTCGCCCCCGCGACCGAGTACGGACGCTCGGCCGATCTCTACGTGGAGATCGGCTCCGGGCAGGGGCATGCGATCGTGGCCGCGGCGTCGTCGCGCCCGGACGACGACTTCCTCGCCGTCGAGGTGTTCCGCGCTGGACTCGCGCGGACGATGCTCGACGCCGATCGCGAGGGTGCCCGCAACCTGCGCGTGGTCGAGGCGAACGCGCCGGAGGTGCTCGCCTCATTCCTCCCCGAGGCTGCGGCACGGGAGGTGTGGATCTTCTTCCCCGACCCGTGGCACAAGAAGAAGCACACGAAACGACGTCTGGTACGCCCCGGTTTCGGCGACACCGCGGCGAGAGCATTGTGTGACGGCGGACTGCTGCGACTCGCGACGGACTGGGAGGACTACGCGCTGCAGATGCGCGAGGTGCTCGATGCCGAGCCGCTGTTCGAGCGTGCATTCGACGGGGAATGGGCTGACCGCTTCGACGGCCGGGTGATGACCGCATTCGAGCGCAAGGGCATCGCCAAGGGACGGGACATCCGCGACCTCGTGTATCGGCGCAGGACGCGCGCGTGA
- a CDS encoding TPM domain-containing protein, which translates to MTKRWLALAALTLAAVAGAFTASAASATDPLTLDAGYVTDQAGVLSADEEATVEARLQELTDNSNADLFVVLVDDFTNPSDNVQWADTVAQDNNLGTEQYLLAIAVDGRSYYISAAPDGPVSFGQLDSIEDKMVPFASDGDWVGAITLAADEIQGDGGAGALRIGLIVVAIVVVALLVWLVVALVRRARRRAEIRERGAMPETPDPADPFSALTDQQVETQAGLALVQADDAITSSREELGFAIAQFGEGATEEFTRVVDAAKAKISEAFDLKQKLDDEIEDTIHDRRAWHIRIIQIADEIDDILDDNTAAFDELRKLEQNAPQELERVRRERAALDPVLAAAAPALSALTSSYAPAALAMVADNPAQARERADLADRSIEAAAQAIAAGRSGEAAFAIRTAEQSVAQAAQLAQAVTTLGTELSTIEAQSQALVTELQGDLAAAQQLPDPSGAIAGAASATAQQLQVAQTDLTGSTRNPQRVLEALTAANEQIDAAIAQGREGIERARRVQQMLDQTLTQANSEIRAARDFIETRRGTVGSTARTRLANAEASLTQALNLRATDPDAALAEANRALALAGQATSAAQSDVQAYAPPGYDQGGFGGLFGGSGSSSSGSGIGGDILGGIIGGLLAGGGSGGSSRRGGSSGWRSSGGGGFRSSGFGGGGGSRSSGRSGRSGGRRF; encoded by the coding sequence ATGACGAAACGGTGGCTCGCGCTGGCCGCACTCACGCTCGCCGCGGTCGCCGGAGCGTTCACCGCCTCCGCGGCATCGGCCACCGATCCGCTCACCCTCGATGCCGGGTACGTCACCGATCAGGCGGGTGTGCTGAGCGCCGACGAAGAGGCCACCGTCGAAGCCCGGCTCCAGGAGCTCACCGACAACTCGAACGCCGACCTCTTCGTCGTCCTCGTCGACGACTTCACCAATCCCAGCGACAACGTGCAGTGGGCGGATACGGTCGCACAGGACAACAATCTCGGCACCGAGCAGTATCTTCTCGCGATCGCCGTCGACGGCCGGAGCTACTACATCTCCGCCGCCCCCGACGGCCCCGTGAGCTTCGGACAGCTCGACAGCATCGAGGACAAGATGGTTCCCTTCGCGTCCGACGGCGACTGGGTCGGAGCGATCACCCTCGCCGCCGATGAGATCCAGGGAGACGGGGGCGCCGGCGCGCTCCGGATCGGCCTGATCGTCGTCGCGATCGTCGTGGTCGCGCTGCTGGTGTGGCTCGTCGTCGCTCTCGTGCGCCGCGCGCGCCGCCGCGCCGAGATCCGTGAGCGCGGCGCCATGCCCGAGACCCCCGATCCCGCCGATCCCTTCTCCGCTCTGACCGATCAGCAGGTCGAGACACAGGCCGGACTCGCGCTCGTGCAGGCGGACGATGCGATCACCTCGAGCCGGGAGGAACTCGGCTTCGCCATCGCCCAGTTCGGCGAGGGCGCGACCGAGGAGTTCACGCGCGTCGTCGATGCGGCGAAGGCCAAGATCTCCGAGGCCTTCGACCTGAAGCAGAAGCTCGACGACGAGATCGAGGACACGATCCACGACCGCAGGGCGTGGCATATTCGCATCATCCAGATCGCGGACGAGATCGACGACATCCTGGATGACAACACCGCCGCATTCGACGAGCTCCGCAAACTGGAGCAGAACGCCCCGCAGGAGCTCGAGCGGGTCCGTCGTGAGCGCGCGGCGCTCGACCCGGTCCTCGCCGCGGCCGCTCCAGCCCTCTCCGCACTCACGTCCAGCTACGCTCCGGCGGCGCTCGCGATGGTCGCGGACAACCCCGCACAGGCCCGCGAGCGAGCCGACCTCGCGGATCGATCGATCGAGGCGGCGGCGCAGGCGATCGCGGCCGGCCGTTCGGGCGAGGCGGCGTTCGCGATCCGCACCGCAGAGCAGTCGGTGGCGCAGGCGGCACAGCTCGCCCAGGCTGTGACGACGCTGGGCACCGAGCTCTCGACGATCGAGGCGCAGTCCCAGGCGCTCGTCACCGAGCTGCAGGGAGACCTCGCGGCGGCGCAGCAGCTGCCCGATCCTTCGGGAGCGATCGCCGGCGCGGCCTCCGCGACCGCACAGCAGCTCCAAGTGGCACAGACCGACCTCACCGGCTCCACGCGTAATCCGCAGCGCGTTCTCGAGGCGCTCACCGCCGCCAACGAGCAGATCGATGCCGCGATCGCTCAGGGCAGGGAGGGCATCGAACGCGCGCGTCGTGTGCAGCAGATGCTCGATCAGACCCTCACTCAGGCGAACTCCGAGATCCGCGCGGCTCGTGACTTCATCGAGACGCGCCGAGGAACCGTGGGCTCCACCGCCCGCACCCGCCTCGCGAACGCGGAGGCGAGCCTGACGCAGGCGCTCAACCTGCGGGCGACCGACCCCGACGCCGCGCTGGCGGAGGCAAACCGGGCGCTCGCCTTGGCAGGCCAGGCGACGTCGGCTGCGCAATCCGATGTGCAGGCGTACGCCCCTCCCGGTTACGACCAGGGCGGCTTCGGAGGCCTGTTCGGCGGATCCGGGTCGTCGTCCAGCGGCTCGGGGATCGGCGGGGACATCCTCGGCGGCATCATCGGCGGGCTGCTCGCCGGCGGCGGAAGCGGCGGATCCTCGCGCCGCGGCGGCAGCAGCGGCTGGCGCTCTTCCGGAGGCGGAGGCTTCCGCAGCTCCGGGTTCGGCGGAGGCGGCGGATCCCGCAGCAGCGGCCGCAGCGGCCGCTCGGGAGGTAGACGCTTCTGA
- a CDS encoding CPBP family intramembrane glutamic endopeptidase, giving the protein MQRLGFVPALLVCAAAPAFFVLEIPWIGWTLLAAGIAVAGLIERGRRAEDEVVRVGSRLETARVIGVHRPPSLTRDLSLIAIGLLIVSIIPLAAELDNLAMLRFTLALGGAVAVPYVISRFVYCDRAISFPWRTRRRWGRLQWGWLVAVLVLGWLILPFYFITSGVYQNWPVVDTPDLIARLFVGVGAVGIWDELFFICTVFALLRRHFPDLVANLLQAIVFVSFLWELGYREWGPLLTIPFALLQGYIFLRTHSLAYVVTVHLLFDAVVFAVLVHAHNPGLLPIFLV; this is encoded by the coding sequence ATGCAGCGGCTGGGCTTCGTGCCGGCGCTGCTCGTGTGTGCGGCGGCTCCGGCATTCTTCGTGCTGGAGATCCCCTGGATCGGCTGGACGCTGCTCGCGGCGGGCATCGCTGTGGCGGGTCTGATCGAGCGCGGCCGCCGCGCCGAGGACGAGGTCGTGCGCGTGGGGTCTCGGTTGGAGACCGCGAGGGTGATCGGAGTGCACAGGCCGCCGTCTCTCACGAGGGATCTCTCCCTGATCGCGATCGGTCTTCTGATCGTGAGCATCATCCCGTTGGCTGCGGAGCTCGACAACCTCGCGATGCTGCGCTTCACTCTTGCACTCGGCGGGGCGGTCGCCGTGCCGTACGTCATCTCGCGGTTCGTCTACTGCGACCGCGCGATCAGCTTCCCGTGGCGAACGCGTAGACGCTGGGGTCGGCTGCAATGGGGCTGGCTGGTCGCCGTGCTGGTGCTCGGCTGGCTCATCCTGCCCTTCTACTTCATCACCAGCGGGGTTTATCAGAACTGGCCGGTGGTCGACACCCCCGACCTCATCGCGAGGCTCTTCGTCGGCGTCGGCGCCGTCGGCATCTGGGACGAGCTGTTCTTCATCTGTACGGTGTTCGCGCTGCTGCGACGCCACTTCCCGGACCTGGTCGCGAACCTGCTCCAAGCGATCGTCTTCGTCTCGTTCCTCTGGGAGCTCGGCTACCGGGAGTGGGGACCGCTGCTGACCATCCCGTTCGCCCTGCTGCAGGGGTACATCTTCCTCCGCACGCATTCGCTCGCCTATGTCGTCACGGTGCATCTGCTGTTCGACGCCGTGGTGTTCGCCGTGCTGGTGCACGCACACAATCCGGGACTGCTGCCGATCTTCCTCGTGTAG
- a CDS encoding DUF3097 domain-containing protein has translation MDDMYGSDVLATGWRDRGAKQVPQVAAETDLVVEVADDGFCGAVTRVQGGNVELEDRGGRRRLFPLGGGFLIDGAPVRLVVPAAKAQGPRRTASGSFVVADQRARVALPSRILVEGKHDAELVEKVWGADLRVEGVVVEFLQGVDLLDDLLAAEPPSATRRYGVLVDHLVPGSKESRIADAVARGPHGRHLRIVGHPFVDVWQCVTPRALGIAKWPEIPRGIEWKVGICRAFGWPHETQADTARAWQHILSKVTTYRDLEPALLGRVEELIDFVTAPTH, from the coding sequence ATGGACGACATGTACGGTTCGGATGTGCTGGCCACTGGCTGGCGCGACCGCGGCGCGAAGCAGGTGCCGCAGGTCGCGGCGGAGACGGATCTCGTGGTGGAGGTCGCCGACGACGGTTTCTGCGGTGCCGTGACCCGCGTGCAGGGTGGGAACGTCGAGTTGGAGGACCGGGGCGGACGTCGACGCCTGTTCCCCCTCGGCGGAGGATTCCTGATCGACGGCGCACCGGTCCGTCTGGTCGTCCCCGCGGCGAAGGCCCAGGGCCCGCGTCGGACGGCATCCGGGTCCTTCGTGGTCGCGGATCAGCGCGCCCGCGTCGCGCTGCCCAGCCGTATCCTCGTCGAGGGCAAGCACGATGCCGAGCTCGTCGAGAAGGTGTGGGGTGCAGATCTGCGGGTCGAAGGCGTGGTCGTCGAGTTCCTGCAGGGGGTGGATCTGCTCGACGATCTGCTGGCAGCCGAACCACCCAGCGCGACGCGACGCTACGGAGTTCTCGTCGACCATCTCGTCCCGGGCTCCAAGGAGTCGCGGATCGCGGATGCGGTCGCCCGTGGCCCGCACGGTCGCCATCTCCGCATCGTCGGTCACCCCTTCGTCGATGTCTGGCAGTGCGTCACGCCGCGAGCCCTCGGCATCGCGAAGTGGCCGGAGATCCCGCGCGGCATCGAGTGGAAGGTCGGTATCTGCCGTGCCTTCGGGTGGCCGCACGAGACGCAGGCCGACACCGCGCGCGCCTGGCAGCACATCCTCTCGAAGGTGACGACCTATCGGGATCTGGAACCCGCCCTGCTGGGCCGTGTGGAGGAACTCATCGACTTCGTGACGGCGCCGACGCACTGA
- a CDS encoding DUF1304 domain-containing protein has translation MLIVGLVLAAAAAAFHVFIFALESLRWTDTETRKIFGVASEADAVTMKQLAFNQGFYNLFLALTTLLGIGLVIVGAETVGLTLVFAGTAMMLAAALVLVLSDRTKVRAATMQGALPLLAVVATAIGVAIS, from the coding sequence ATGCTCATCGTCGGTCTCGTCCTCGCCGCAGCCGCCGCTGCGTTCCACGTCTTCATCTTCGCGCTCGAGTCGCTCAGGTGGACCGATACCGAGACGCGGAAGATCTTCGGCGTCGCCAGCGAGGCCGATGCGGTCACCATGAAGCAGTTGGCCTTCAACCAGGGGTTCTACAACCTCTTCCTCGCGCTGACGACCCTGCTCGGCATCGGTCTCGTGATCGTGGGAGCCGAGACGGTGGGGCTCACACTCGTCTTCGCCGGTACCGCGATGATGCTCGCCGCCGCGCTGGTGCTCGTGCTGTCCGACCGCACCAAAGTGCGCGCGGCCACGATGCAGGGAGCCCTGCCACTGCTCGCGGTGGTCGCCACGGCGATCGGCGTCGCGATCAGCTGA
- a CDS encoding SulP family inorganic anion transporter: MTVTRRPPWLFSTVVGYRRSWILRDVIAGLSAGAVVIPQAMAYATIANLPVQVGLYTCILPMLVYAFLGGSRAMSVSTTSTIATLTATTLVTAGVAAGAEDAMGSLMMLTLLVGAILLIARLCRLGSLVENISGATVLGLKIGVGATVAVGQLPKLLGESDDFSGHGFLASLGAVAQAFGSANGPTIALSAGSIAVILVLKRFAPKVPGTLVVVVGGILLVGLAGIDRLGVDLIAPVPSGLPVPGIPDFGQTVVLFPGALAIAVMAFLESAAVARSLRVATEPQIDSDQELLATGAANTVGAFFGTMPAAGGFSQSAVNQSAGARSQVATLVTVVLAVLVALFLGPVLSLLPEATLAAMVFVAVAGLINIPELVRWARISRVDFWIASSVAVLGLTAGLLPAVAVGVVVTLILVLREVNIPKATIVGGDGGVLGIRLDRGLYTANALANERMLLETVAAQGAPVRALVLGLTQQEVMTITVLDALEDLDRELSQLGVVLHLAAVPASAKVVAERTPWFAGLESAGRVHGTLREGITAAESAIDAGMPSLHQGEVDDAP, from the coding sequence ATGACAGTGACGAGACGACCCCCGTGGCTGTTCAGCACCGTTGTGGGCTACCGACGATCCTGGATCCTTCGCGACGTGATCGCGGGGCTCTCGGCCGGTGCCGTCGTGATTCCGCAGGCGATGGCCTATGCGACGATCGCGAACCTGCCCGTGCAGGTGGGCCTCTACACCTGCATCCTGCCGATGCTCGTGTACGCGTTCCTCGGGGGGAGCAGGGCGATGAGCGTCTCGACGACGTCGACCATCGCCACGCTGACGGCGACGACCCTGGTCACGGCGGGCGTGGCGGCCGGGGCCGAGGACGCGATGGGTTCGTTGATGATGCTGACCCTGCTGGTCGGCGCGATCCTGCTGATCGCCCGGCTCTGCCGGCTCGGCTCGCTCGTGGAGAACATCAGTGGCGCCACGGTCCTCGGCCTGAAGATCGGTGTCGGTGCGACGGTCGCGGTCGGACAGCTGCCGAAGCTGCTGGGCGAGAGCGACGACTTCTCCGGTCATGGATTCCTCGCATCGCTCGGCGCGGTGGCGCAGGCCTTCGGAAGTGCGAACGGGCCCACGATCGCCCTCTCCGCAGGCTCCATCGCGGTGATCCTCGTGCTCAAGCGCTTCGCTCCGAAGGTTCCGGGCACGCTGGTCGTCGTGGTCGGAGGGATCCTCCTGGTCGGGCTGGCCGGAATCGATCGGCTCGGCGTCGACCTGATCGCTCCGGTGCCCAGCGGCCTGCCCGTTCCAGGAATCCCGGACTTCGGACAGACGGTGGTGCTGTTTCCGGGCGCGCTCGCGATCGCCGTGATGGCCTTCCTCGAGTCCGCAGCCGTCGCCCGAAGCCTTCGCGTCGCCACCGAGCCTCAGATCGACAGTGACCAGGAACTGCTTGCGACCGGCGCGGCGAACACAGTCGGGGCCTTCTTCGGAACGATGCCTGCGGCCGGAGGGTTCTCGCAGAGCGCGGTCAATCAGAGCGCGGGGGCGCGCTCGCAGGTGGCGACCCTCGTGACCGTGGTCCTCGCCGTCCTCGTCGCCCTCTTCCTCGGCCCAGTGCTCAGTCTGCTGCCGGAGGCGACGTTGGCCGCGATGGTGTTCGTCGCCGTGGCGGGGCTCATCAACATCCCGGAACTCGTGCGCTGGGCACGCATCAGCCGCGTCGACTTCTGGATCGCCTCGTCCGTCGCCGTCCTCGGTCTCACCGCGGGTCTGCTCCCGGCCGTGGCGGTCGGCGTCGTCGTGACGCTGATCCTGGTGCTGCGCGAGGTCAACATCCCGAAGGCGACCATCGTGGGTGGTGACGGCGGGGTGCTGGGCATCCGCCTGGACCGCGGTCTCTACACTGCGAACGCCCTGGCGAACGAGCGGATGCTCCTCGAGACCGTGGCGGCCCAGGGGGCTCCGGTCCGCGCGCTCGTGCTCGGGTTGACGCAGCAGGAGGTGATGACGATCACCGTGCTCGACGCGCTGGAGGATCTCGACCGCGAGCTCTCGCAGCTCGGGGTCGTGCTGCACCTGGCTGCGGTGCCGGCATCAGCCAAGGTCGTGGCGGAGCGCACACCGTGGTTCGCAGGCCTCGAATCGGCGGGGCGCGTCCACGGGACGTTGCGAGAAGGCATCACCGCAGCCGAATCGGCGATCGATGCGGGGATGCCCAGCCTTCACCAGGGTGAAGTGGACGACGCACCCTGA
- a CDS encoding RidA family protein — protein sequence MNITLTQPEGLVASPAFSHVAVVPPGATTIYIGGQNGVDTTGAVVSSDAGEQSLRAVENARIALESVGAGLDDVISWTVLIHQEADLRAAYGAVASRLAREGAPPLVTAALVAGLGVPGALIEVSAVAAVVRD from the coding sequence ATGAACATCACACTCACTCAGCCTGAAGGGCTCGTCGCGAGTCCGGCATTCAGCCACGTGGCGGTCGTTCCGCCTGGAGCGACGACGATCTACATCGGCGGCCAGAACGGCGTCGACACCACGGGGGCCGTCGTCTCCTCCGATGCCGGCGAGCAGTCGCTGCGCGCGGTGGAGAACGCCAGGATCGCTCTCGAGTCGGTCGGTGCCGGACTCGACGACGTGATCAGCTGGACCGTGCTGATCCATCAGGAAGCGGATCTGCGCGCAGCCTATGGAGCGGTCGCCTCGAGGCTCGCCAGGGAAGGCGCCCCGCCCCTCGTCACGGCTGCGCTGGTGGCAGGGCTCGGGGTGCCCGGTGCGCTGATCGAGGTGAGCGCCGTCGCCGCCGTCGTCCGGGACTGA
- a CDS encoding zinc-binding dehydrogenase encodes MRALIHPTFGAPEEVLRVEDRPVPEPGEGQVRLRVVLSPIHNHDLWTVRGTYGFTPELPAASGTEALGVVDALGAGVENLAVGQRVATGGTFGAWAEYIVTNAAGLIPIPDGVPDETAAQLVSMPFSAITLLDFLAVKQGDWIVQNAANGAVGRMLAQLASARGVNVVGLVRRTAGITELHEQGIDRIVATDQADWKAQVEALTGGAPVVAGVDSVGGASAGQVLSLLAEGATLVAFGAMDSPIMEIASSDVIFKQATVKGFWGSKVIPRLDADTRTALFGELFQRLADGSLTLPVAGIFDAADISAAVQASDTAGRVGKVLLRF; translated from the coding sequence ATGCGCGCACTCATCCACCCCACCTTCGGCGCTCCGGAGGAAGTCCTCCGCGTCGAGGACCGGCCCGTTCCGGAGCCCGGCGAGGGACAGGTCCGCCTGCGAGTGGTCCTCTCCCCCATCCACAATCACGATCTCTGGACGGTGCGCGGCACTTACGGCTTCACTCCCGAACTCCCTGCGGCGTCGGGCACAGAGGCGTTGGGCGTGGTGGATGCGCTCGGCGCCGGTGTCGAGAACCTCGCCGTCGGCCAGCGCGTCGCCACTGGCGGGACCTTCGGCGCATGGGCGGAGTACATCGTGACGAACGCCGCGGGGCTCATCCCCATCCCGGACGGGGTTCCCGATGAGACGGCCGCCCAGCTCGTGTCGATGCCGTTCAGCGCGATCACCCTGCTCGATTTCCTCGCGGTGAAGCAGGGCGACTGGATCGTCCAGAACGCTGCGAACGGCGCCGTCGGGCGCATGCTCGCGCAGCTCGCCTCCGCACGTGGTGTGAACGTGGTCGGCCTCGTGCGTCGGACGGCGGGCATCACGGAACTCCATGAGCAGGGCATCGACCGGATCGTCGCCACCGATCAGGCCGATTGGAAGGCACAGGTGGAAGCCCTCACCGGCGGTGCCCCCGTCGTCGCCGGTGTCGACTCGGTCGGCGGCGCTTCTGCGGGCCAGGTGCTCTCGTTGCTCGCCGAGGGAGCAACCCTGGTCGCCTTCGGCGCGATGGACTCGCCCATCATGGAGATCGCGTCCTCCGATGTGATCTTCAAGCAGGCCACGGTGAAGGGTTTCTGGGGCAGCAAGGTGATCCCCCGCCTGGACGCGGATACGCGCACCGCTCTGTTCGGCGAGCTCTTCCAGCGTCTCGCCGACGGCAGCCTCACCCTTCCCGTCGCCGGCATCTTCGACGCTGCCGACATCAGCGCGGCCGTGCAGGCGAGCGATACCGCAGGGCGCGTCGGCAAGGTGCTCCTCCGCTTCTGA
- a CDS encoding DNA polymerase IV, whose protein sequence is MADWVLHVDMDQFIAAVEVLRRPELAGLPVIVGGRGDPTERAVVSTASYEARAFGIGSGMPLKIAARKAPDDAVFLPVDHEAYALASGEVMAALRALPDVVLEIVGWDECFLGVTTDDPETMARSAQAAVLDATELHCSVGIGDNKVRAKIATGFGKPRGIFRLTADNWFEIMGDRPTRELWGVGPKVQRRLAAHGILTVRELADADEQALVAEFGPRMGVWYHGLGSGIGPRTVDDTPWVARSHSREMTYQQNLTTPDQVETAIRELAAQAFQDCAAEGRPVVRVHLKVRYAPFETRTIGRTLPGPTTDREEFVAAAAALGATLDPEREVRLLGVRAEMTMPDGADDAERTPVRGRI, encoded by the coding sequence ATGGCCGACTGGGTGCTGCACGTGGACATGGATCAGTTCATCGCCGCGGTCGAGGTGTTGCGCAGGCCCGAGCTCGCCGGCCTCCCGGTGATCGTCGGTGGTCGGGGAGACCCCACCGAGCGCGCCGTCGTGTCGACCGCCTCGTATGAGGCGCGCGCCTTCGGAATCGGTTCGGGCATGCCTCTGAAGATCGCCGCACGCAAGGCACCCGATGACGCGGTCTTCCTCCCCGTCGACCACGAGGCCTATGCTCTGGCTTCCGGTGAGGTGATGGCCGCGCTCCGGGCGCTGCCGGATGTGGTGCTCGAGATCGTGGGGTGGGACGAGTGCTTTCTCGGCGTGACCACGGACGATCCGGAGACGATGGCGAGGTCCGCGCAGGCCGCGGTGCTCGATGCGACCGAGCTGCACTGCTCGGTGGGGATCGGCGACAACAAGGTGCGGGCGAAGATCGCGACCGGATTCGGCAAGCCCCGCGGCATATTCCGCCTCACAGCGGACAACTGGTTCGAGATCATGGGAGACAGGCCGACGCGCGAGCTGTGGGGTGTCGGGCCGAAGGTGCAGAGGAGACTGGCCGCTCACGGCATCCTGACCGTGCGCGAGCTGGCCGATGCGGACGAGCAGGCTCTGGTGGCGGAGTTCGGACCGCGGATGGGGGTCTGGTATCACGGCTTGGGATCCGGAATCGGTCCGCGTACCGTCGACGACACCCCATGGGTCGCTCGTAGCCACAGCCGCGAGATGACCTACCAGCAGAACCTGACGACACCGGATCAGGTCGAGACGGCGATCAGAGAACTCGCCGCCCAGGCTTTCCAGGACTGCGCCGCCGAAGGGCGACCCGTCGTGCGTGTGCACCTCAAGGTGCGGTACGCCCCGTTCGAGACCAGAACGATCGGTCGCACGCTTCCGGGGCCGACCACGGATCGCGAGGAATTCGTCGCGGCCGCGGCAGCACTCGGCGCGACGCTCGATCCCGAGCGTGAGGTTCGCCTGCTGGGCGTGCGCGCGGAGATGACCATGCCGGACGGCGCCGACGATGCGGAGCGCACTCCGGTGCGTGGCAGGATCTGA
- a CDS encoding PspA/IM30 family protein, with product MTKQSIFGRISTLVRANINSLLDSAEDPQKMIDQLVRDYTNSIADAESAIAETIGNLRLLERDHEEDVQASTEWGNKALAASRKADEMRASGNTADADKFDNLAKIALQRQISAEREATGAEPQIAAQTEIVDKLKSGLNGMKDKLVELKNKRSELLARAKVAEAQTKVQDAVGSINVLDPTSELGRFEDKVRRQEAIAQGKIELAASSLDAQFESLEDLGELTEVEARLAELKAGGSAPRQAIEGN from the coding sequence ATGACCAAGCAGTCCATCTTCGGACGTATCTCGACCCTCGTCCGCGCGAACATCAACTCCCTGCTGGACTCTGCGGAGGACCCGCAGAAGATGATCGACCAGCTCGTTCGCGACTACACGAACAGCATCGCCGACGCCGAGTCCGCGATCGCGGAGACGATCGGCAACCTGCGCCTGCTCGAGCGCGACCACGAGGAAGACGTCCAGGCGTCGACCGAATGGGGCAACAAGGCCCTCGCCGCCAGCCGCAAGGCCGATGAGATGCGCGCGAGCGGCAACACCGCCGACGCGGACAAGTTCGACAACCTCGCCAAGATCGCCCTGCAGCGCCAGATCAGCGCCGAGCGCGAGGCGACCGGTGCTGAGCCCCAGATCGCGGCGCAGACCGAGATCGTCGACAAGCTCAAGAGCGGCTTGAACGGCATGAAGGACAAGCTGGTCGAGCTCAAGAACAAGCGCAGCGAGCTCCTCGCGCGCGCCAAGGTCGCCGAGGCGCAGACCAAGGTGCAGGACGCTGTCGGCTCGATCAACGTGCTCGACCCCACCAGCGAGCTGGGCCGGTTCGAGGACAAGGTCCGCCGCCAGGAGGCCATCGCGCAGGGCAAGATCGAGCTCGCAGCGTCGAGCCTCGATGCCCAGTTCGAGAGCCTGGAAGACCTCGGCGAACTGACCGAGGTCGAGGCACGTCTCGCCGAGCTCAAGGCCGGCGGCAGCGCTCCCCGCCAGGCCATCGAAGGCAACTGA
- a CDS encoding SHOCT domain-containing protein → MSFWGSFWDIIWWFLLAFVFISYLFALFAIVADLFRDRKLNGWWKAVWIIFLIFVPFLTVLVYLIARGSGMAERSNAEAASARSAADAYIQQVAGTSPSEEIAKAKALLDSGTITAEEYNTIKAKVLR, encoded by the coding sequence ATGAGTTTTTGGGGATCGTTCTGGGACATCATCTGGTGGTTCCTGCTGGCGTTCGTCTTCATCTCCTACCTGTTCGCCCTGTTCGCCATCGTCGCCGATCTGTTCCGTGACCGGAAGCTCAACGGCTGGTGGAAGGCGGTGTGGATCATCTTCCTGATCTTCGTTCCGTTCCTCACGGTGCTCGTGTACCTGATCGCACGGGGATCGGGCATGGCAGAGCGGAGCAATGCGGAGGCCGCGAGCGCCCGCAGCGCGGCAGATGCCTATATCCAGCAGGTCGCCGGCACGAGTCCGAGTGAGGAGATCGCGAAGGCGAAGGCATTGCTGGACTCCGGGACGATCACGGCCGAGGAGTACAACACGATCAAGGCCAAGGTCCTCCGTTAG